The Candidatus Nanopelagicales bacterium genome contains a region encoding:
- a CDS encoding orotate phosphoribosyltransferase — MSANPEATRKALQNQILDKAVVFGKVTLSSGREADYYVDLRRVTLDSEAAPLVGKAMLDATADLEFDAVGGLTLGADPVAAAMLHVAAAQGRALDAFVVRKEEKQHGLQRRIEGPDVAGRRVLAVEDTSTTGGSVLTAVEALREAGAEVVGVAVIVERGARPKVTEAGLPYLTVFELSDLGLS; from the coding sequence ATGTCCGCTAACCCAGAGGCGACCCGCAAGGCGCTGCAGAACCAGATCCTCGACAAGGCCGTCGTCTTCGGCAAGGTCACTCTCTCCAGCGGCCGTGAGGCTGACTACTACGTCGATCTGCGCCGAGTCACCCTTGACAGTGAGGCGGCCCCGCTGGTGGGAAAAGCCATGCTGGACGCGACTGCGGACCTTGAATTCGACGCCGTCGGCGGACTGACCTTGGGGGCTGACCCAGTTGCCGCCGCGATGCTCCACGTGGCTGCGGCGCAGGGGCGCGCGCTCGATGCATTCGTCGTCCGCAAAGAGGAGAAGCAACACGGGCTCCAGCGACGTATCGAAGGCCCAGATGTCGCGGGTCGCCGCGTGCTCGCCGTCGAGGACACCTCAACCACCGGGGGCTCGGTGCTGACCGCAGTCGAGGCTCTGCGTGAGGCCGGGGCGGAAGTTGTGGGCGTTGCGGTCATCGTCGAGCGGGGTGCCCGGCCTAAGGTCACCGAAGCGGGACTTCCCTACCTCACCGTCTTCGAGCTCTCGGACTTAGGACTTTCATGA